A region of Flocculibacter collagenilyticus DNA encodes the following proteins:
- a CDS encoding type IV pilus inner membrane component PilO yields the protein MNLNVDFSDIDLSELDLENIGSWPPVIKVIFGIIVAVGVAFGSYSLLVSGKIEDYERALAKEEELRQTYKIKYAASANLELYKQQMQDMEKQLSTLLKRLPATHETPGLLDDITYVGTTSGLSFVKINWMTEVEKEFYTELPIKIEVVGEYHEFGEFVSKVAALPRIVSLHDFEIVDAGNDKLRLNVVAKTYRYKETES from the coding sequence ATGAATCTTAATGTTGATTTTTCTGATATTGATTTAAGCGAACTGGATTTAGAAAATATTGGTTCGTGGCCGCCAGTGATAAAAGTTATCTTTGGTATTATCGTTGCGGTAGGTGTGGCGTTTGGTAGTTACTCACTATTAGTGTCGGGTAAAATTGAAGATTACGAGCGTGCGCTCGCCAAGGAAGAAGAGCTACGTCAAACATACAAAATTAAATATGCTGCATCGGCGAATTTAGAACTATATAAACAGCAGATGCAAGACATGGAAAAGCAACTTTCAACGTTATTGAAGCGCTTACCTGCAACGCACGAAACGCCAGGCTTATTGGATGATATTACCTATGTAGGTACTACCAGCGGCTTAAGTTTCGTGAAAATTAATTGGATGACTGAGGTAGAAAAAGAGTTTTATACCGAATTACCGATTAAAATTGAAGTTGTTGGTGAATATCATGAATTCGGAGAGTTCGTAAGTAAAGTGGCTGCGTTGCCACGAATTGTTAGTTTACATGACTTCGAAATTGTTGATGCAGGAAATGATAAATTAAGATTGAACGTAGTAGCGAAAACATACAGATATAAGGAGACAGAGTCATGA
- a CDS encoding PilN domain-containing protein — protein MAHINLLPWREAARKEKQKQYLSILSVIAGTVFVIIFFISLYYGALLSGQEKRNAFINKEIAVLDQKIVEIRKLNDRKRDLQQRMTLIEQLQGSRNLGTQVLDEVASVVPAGIYLTKLEKKGQHLLIVGKSESNNRLANMMRKIEESSLLAEPVLRSIVAGQAQPALLSDFEMQLKVTGYEQIQGDADES, from the coding sequence ATGGCACATATAAACCTCCTGCCTTGGCGAGAGGCAGCACGAAAAGAGAAGCAGAAGCAATATTTAAGTATTCTATCTGTTATAGCGGGAACTGTTTTTGTCATTATATTCTTCATTAGTCTTTACTATGGAGCATTATTATCTGGTCAAGAAAAGCGTAATGCCTTCATTAACAAAGAAATTGCAGTACTTGATCAAAAAATTGTAGAAATTAGAAAGCTTAACGATCGTAAACGAGACTTACAGCAACGCATGACGTTGATTGAGCAATTACAAGGCAGTCGAAACTTAGGTACGCAAGTACTTGATGAAGTAGCGAGCGTTGTTCCTGCTGGTATTTATCTTACTAAGCTAGAGAAAAAAGGCCAGCATCTGTTAATTGTTGGTAAGAGTGAGTCGAATAACCGACTGGCTAACATGATGCGTAAGATAGAAGAGTCTAGTTTACTTGCTGAGCCTGTATTACGTTCGATTGTAGCTGGCCAAGCACAACCAGCATTGCTGAGTGACTTTGAGATGCAGTTAAAAGTAACAGGTTACGAACAAATTCAAGGTGATGCTGATGAATCTTAA
- a CDS encoding penicillin-binding protein 1A, which yields MTLLKKFIIFGLICILLGSFGLLGMYFYVKNELPSVEVLKEVRLQTPMKVYSKDGQLISQFGEKRRIPLALDDIPQQLINAFLATEDSRFYEHPGIDIVGLMRAVFGEVIGQNKGGGSTITMQVARNYFDLTRARSYIRKLKEIFISLHIEQILTKDEILTLYLNKIPLGHRSFGVGAAAQVYYGKDVSELTLAQMAIIAGLPKAPSTLNPISRPERAKNRRAVVLGRMLEMGFITKQTYQATKEAPITAKRHGAQITAPAPYVAEMVRREMVDRFGAEEAYTGGYQVYTTIIAKNQIAAQQAIINNLHDYDIRHGYRGVEKYLWQEPIMTVAPDSNTGSLQISTPEEQVANAALEPRRDDSMAWDADAIANALKYKKSYGDLQPAVVTSITEKTAYIQLKDGSYDVLDWQGMAWARPYINDSTQGEAPTRTSDIIEPGALIYVKPNSEGRLQLSQLPKPSSALVSLSPQNGAIEAIVGGYNFYLSEYNRATQAKRQVGSNIKPFLYSAALDNGYTLASVINDAPINKWDKRQGVAWRPKNSPPVYDGPTRVRRALAQSKNVVAVRLLRGTGLNQVTDHLIKFGFAPDDLPFNESLALGSAALTPLELATGIATFANGGFLIEPYLIERIEDSFNQPVYQAKPLTVCPECETYEELDDSQFPLAPRIISAENAFLIAQAMESTIWGGGSWKYKTAWMGTGWRAQALKRKDISGKTGTTNDAKDTWFSGFTPGLVTTVWTGYDDPNRSLGRTSNFKHVIDDQIVGGEAGATAALPAWIEYMKTALADLPERTIDIPKGIMSVRVDLKTGLLATKNDYTSRFEFFMQGTEPTQYVTDDRAPIVFDLDDEAKVEEEQELFY from the coding sequence GTGACTTTGTTAAAAAAATTCATCATATTCGGTTTAATTTGCATTTTACTAGGTAGCTTTGGGCTTCTTGGGATGTATTTTTATGTTAAAAATGAACTACCTAGCGTTGAGGTTTTAAAAGAGGTACGTTTGCAAACGCCCATGAAGGTTTATAGCAAAGATGGCCAACTTATTTCTCAATTTGGCGAAAAAAGACGCATCCCTCTTGCACTTGATGACATTCCTCAACAACTTATTAACGCCTTCCTAGCTACCGAAGATAGTAGATTTTATGAACATCCAGGCATTGATATTGTTGGCTTGATGCGCGCAGTTTTCGGTGAAGTTATTGGTCAAAATAAAGGTGGTGGTAGTACCATTACTATGCAAGTCGCGCGTAACTATTTTGACCTAACACGAGCTCGCAGTTACATCCGAAAATTAAAAGAAATCTTCATTTCATTGCATATAGAACAAATTCTAACCAAAGACGAGATTTTAACCCTTTATCTAAATAAAATTCCGCTAGGTCACCGCTCATTTGGTGTGGGTGCTGCTGCACAAGTTTATTATGGCAAAGATGTTTCTGAATTAACGTTAGCACAAATGGCCATCATCGCCGGATTACCAAAAGCACCGTCGACCCTGAATCCGATTAGCCGCCCAGAGCGTGCAAAAAATCGCAGAGCAGTAGTGCTTGGCCGCATGCTTGAAATGGGATTTATCACTAAACAAACTTATCAAGCTACGAAAGAAGCTCCGATTACAGCGAAGCGTCACGGTGCTCAAATTACCGCACCAGCGCCTTACGTTGCTGAAATGGTGCGCCGTGAAATGGTAGACCGTTTTGGCGCTGAAGAAGCATATACCGGTGGCTACCAAGTTTACACCACCATCATTGCTAAAAATCAGATCGCAGCTCAACAGGCAATTATAAATAATTTACATGACTATGATATTCGTCATGGCTACCGTGGAGTAGAAAAATATTTATGGCAAGAGCCTATTATGACTGTAGCACCTGACTCAAATACCGGTAGTCTTCAAATTAGCACTCCTGAAGAGCAAGTCGCCAATGCAGCATTAGAACCTCGCCGTGACGACTCGATGGCCTGGGATGCAGATGCCATTGCCAATGCCTTAAAATACAAAAAGTCTTATGGTGATTTGCAACCAGCAGTGGTTACTTCAATTACTGAGAAAACTGCTTACATTCAACTTAAAGATGGAAGCTATGATGTTTTAGATTGGCAAGGCATGGCTTGGGCACGCCCTTATATTAACGACTCAACACAGGGCGAAGCGCCAACACGCACTTCAGATATTATTGAGCCTGGCGCACTTATTTATGTAAAACCTAACTCAGAAGGTCGGTTACAGTTAAGTCAATTACCTAAACCAAGTAGCGCTTTGGTATCACTATCACCGCAAAATGGTGCGATAGAAGCCATCGTTGGAGGTTATAACTTTTATTTAAGCGAATATAATCGAGCCACACAAGCGAAACGTCAGGTCGGTTCGAATATAAAACCATTTTTGTATTCGGCCGCACTCGATAATGGCTATACCCTTGCCTCTGTCATTAACGATGCACCTATTAATAAGTGGGACAAACGCCAAGGCGTGGCATGGCGACCAAAAAACTCTCCACCTGTTTACGATGGCCCAACTCGAGTGCGCCGTGCACTCGCACAGTCAAAAAACGTGGTAGCCGTTAGGCTGTTACGTGGTACAGGATTAAACCAAGTCACTGATCACTTAATCAAGTTTGGCTTTGCACCAGACGATCTCCCTTTTAATGAGTCTCTCGCGCTGGGTTCAGCAGCATTAACACCACTTGAATTAGCCACTGGTATTGCAACCTTTGCCAATGGTGGTTTTTTAATTGAGCCATATTTAATTGAAAGAATTGAAGATAGTTTTAATCAACCCGTTTACCAAGCAAAACCCCTAACGGTTTGTCCTGAGTGTGAAACTTACGAAGAGCTTGACGACTCGCAATTTCCTCTCGCACCGCGAATTATTAGTGCCGAGAATGCATTTTTAATTGCACAAGCGATGGAAAGTACAATTTGGGGTGGTGGGAGCTGGAAATACAAAACAGCTTGGATGGGTACCGGTTGGCGTGCGCAAGCCCTTAAACGTAAAGACATTTCTGGTAAAACCGGCACAACAAATGACGCAAAAGATACTTGGTTTTCAGGCTTTACTCCAGGCTTGGTTACAACAGTATGGACAGGATATGACGACCCTAATCGTAGTCTTGGCCGCACGAGTAACTTTAAACACGTTATAGATGATCAAATCGTTGGCGGTGAGGCAGGTGCTACCGCAGCACTGCCAGCATGGATTGAATATATGAAAACCGCACTTGCTGATTTACCAGAAAGAACGATAGATATTCCGAAAGGTATTATGAGTGTACGCGTCGACTTAAAAACGGGCTTATTAGCAACTAAAAATGACTACACATCACGATTTGAGTTTTTTATGCAGGGCACTGAACCGACTCAATATGTAACCGACGATAGGGCCCCTATCGTATTCGATTTAGATGATGAAGCAAAAGTAGAAGAAGAGCAGGAGCTATTTTACTAG
- a CDS encoding pilus assembly protein PilM → MLTSFWQKQIPLMLGIDIGSHSVKAVLLSHQHNHYKVEAFAIESMSKGAMAEREIQDIEAVGRVIAKIRKKISKNIKHAATAVSGSTVITKVIFMDVTLSDEELESQILIEADSLIPYPLNEVSLDFEKLEVNEADPSKVNVLLSAARTESVEARISAIDIGGFDSKVVDVESYALSRAAQLCFSQLPDDASEKVVATVDIGATMSLLSIIENGETVYTRDQVFGGEQYTRSIVSYYNKTFEEAEKAKLSNDLPPNYTFEVLAPFQTILLQQIRRAIQMYLTTSGKENVDYIIISGGTALINGIDKLIVDELGIHTVLAKPFAELEFSPLVDKDAIEQVAPQLMVATGLALRSFSPWHI, encoded by the coding sequence ATGTTAACTAGCTTTTGGCAAAAACAAATTCCTCTGATGCTTGGAATCGACATAGGTTCGCATTCTGTTAAAGCCGTATTATTGAGTCATCAACATAATCACTATAAGGTTGAGGCTTTTGCTATTGAAAGCATGTCAAAAGGCGCAATGGCAGAGAGGGAAATTCAAGATATTGAAGCAGTAGGCAGAGTCATTGCCAAAATCCGCAAAAAAATATCAAAAAATATTAAACACGCTGCAACCGCAGTGTCAGGCTCTACCGTTATCACTAAAGTCATTTTCATGGATGTAACACTTTCTGATGAAGAACTGGAAAGCCAAATTCTTATCGAAGCGGACAGCCTAATTCCTTACCCATTGAATGAAGTTAGCCTAGATTTCGAAAAACTTGAAGTCAACGAGGCAGATCCTAGCAAAGTAAATGTTTTACTCAGTGCTGCACGTACTGAAAGTGTTGAAGCGCGTATTAGTGCTATTGATATTGGCGGCTTTGACAGTAAAGTTGTTGATGTAGAAAGCTATGCGTTAAGCCGTGCGGCGCAGCTATGTTTTAGTCAGCTACCAGACGATGCAAGTGAAAAAGTGGTGGCGACGGTTGATATTGGCGCAACCATGAGCTTGTTGAGCATTATTGAAAATGGTGAAACCGTTTATACCCGCGATCAGGTTTTTGGTGGTGAACAATACACACGTTCAATCGTCTCTTATTACAATAAAACGTTCGAAGAAGCTGAAAAAGCAAAACTCAGTAACGACCTTCCACCCAATTATACCTTTGAAGTGTTGGCACCGTTTCAAACTATTCTGCTTCAACAAATCCGTCGCGCTATTCAAATGTATCTTACAACTAGTGGCAAAGAAAATGTTGATTACATCATTATCAGTGGTGGTACTGCATTAATTAACGGTATTGATAAGCTGATTGTTGATGAGTTAGGTATTCATACAGTGTTAGCAAAACCGTTTGCAGAGCTAGAGTTTTCACCGTTAGTTGATAAAGACGCAATCGAACAAGTAGCGCCTCAACTAATGGTTGCCACAGGATTAGCATTAAGGAGTTTTTCCCCATGGCACATATAA
- the aroK gene encoding shikimate kinase AroK, with the protein MAEKRNIFLVGPMGAGKSTIGRHLADELHLEFFDTDQEIEKRTGADIAWVFDIEGEDGFRQREESVIEDLTEKQGIVLATGGGSVLSKNVRNRLSARGIVVYLETPIEKQVARTQRDKRRPLLQTKEEPKEVLVRLAEERNPLYVEVADFTVQTDEQSAKVVAAQIIDKLDF; encoded by the coding sequence ATGGCTGAAAAAAGAAACATTTTTCTTGTTGGTCCTATGGGTGCTGGAAAGAGCACAATAGGACGTCACTTGGCAGACGAACTTCACTTAGAATTTTTTGATACTGATCAAGAAATTGAAAAAAGAACAGGCGCAGATATCGCGTGGGTTTTTGATATAGAAGGTGAAGATGGCTTTAGGCAACGAGAAGAATCAGTAATCGAAGACTTAACAGAAAAGCAAGGCATCGTATTAGCGACTGGCGGCGGCTCTGTATTAAGTAAAAATGTGCGTAACCGTCTGTCTGCGCGTGGAATCGTGGTGTACTTAGAAACACCAATCGAAAAACAGGTGGCAAGAACGCAACGGGACAAGCGTCGTCCATTACTTCAAACTAAAGAAGAACCAAAAGAAGTGTTGGTTCGTTTGGCTGAAGAACGTAACCCTTTATATGTTGAAGTGGCTGATTTTACAGTTCAAACCGATGAGCAAAGTGCAAAGGTTGTTGCCGCACAGATCATTGATAAATTAGACTTCTAA
- a CDS encoding type IV pilus secretin PilQ: MEKTIITMIKRSRTWLSLALLTLFAGNALAVPLLYDIRYNPVMPNETEIAFVFDEEVYSQPNIQVFNEPARIELFFNESDFEENLEEVLIGKSGVKRVTSEFLDEGVKVSIYLDYLKIYQSRIEGNIFYLHVSDTPQDSEANRSTDITPNYINKVNAIDFRRGEKGEGRVLIFLNESTAAVDVTEKTGKVIVEFHNTDILDDLLYQLDVLDFGTVVKSLETFKEGANSRIEIDTTGAYKYTYQQIENIFTIALEKDTTQRGILGGGKEYKGKPISLNFQDIPVRTVLQIIADYNGFNLVTTDSVAGNITLRLDGVPWDQALDIVLKVKGLDKRMDGAILMVAPAEELAAREAKELEVQKKVEELEPLYSEFIQINYAKADEIAGLLKAEGTSLLSDRGNVSVDTRTNTLLVKDTARSIASIRTMVETLDIPVKQVLIESRMVTVRDNVEEELGIRWGISDQDGSDGFSGSLEGAESISGGNIPSLTDRLNVNLGVANPAGSIGFHVAKLADGTLLDLELSALERENKGEIIASPRITTANQKLARIEQGTEIPYVQAASSGATTVTFKKAVLSLEVTPLITPDDRVVLDLVITQDTRGDTVQTPTGPAVAIDTQQIRTQVLVDNGETIVLGGIYQQQIINAVSKVPLFGDIPYVGRLFRTDRDFNEKKELLIFVTPKIISESF, encoded by the coding sequence ATGGAAAAAACGATAATAACAATGATAAAGCGTTCAAGAACTTGGTTAAGCTTAGCGCTATTAACATTATTTGCGGGTAATGCGTTAGCTGTGCCTCTACTTTACGATATTCGTTACAACCCTGTAATGCCAAATGAAACAGAAATTGCTTTCGTATTCGATGAAGAAGTGTATTCACAACCGAATATTCAAGTATTTAATGAGCCTGCCCGAATAGAGCTTTTCTTTAATGAGTCAGACTTTGAAGAAAACTTAGAAGAAGTACTCATTGGCAAGTCAGGTGTTAAGCGTGTGACTTCAGAGTTTTTAGATGAAGGGGTAAAAGTCAGTATCTATCTTGATTATTTAAAAATTTACCAATCACGCATTGAAGGGAATATATTCTATTTACATGTTTCTGACACGCCGCAAGACAGTGAAGCAAATCGTTCAACAGATATCACACCAAACTATATTAACAAAGTGAATGCAATTGACTTTAGGCGTGGCGAAAAAGGAGAAGGCCGTGTCCTTATCTTCTTAAACGAAAGTACGGCAGCGGTCGATGTGACAGAAAAAACTGGAAAAGTAATTGTTGAATTCCATAATACGGATATTTTGGATGATTTACTGTATCAGCTTGATGTGCTTGACTTCGGTACGGTAGTAAAGTCACTTGAAACGTTTAAAGAAGGGGCTAATAGCCGTATCGAAATAGATACAACGGGTGCCTATAAATATACCTACCAACAGATTGAGAACATTTTTACTATTGCTCTTGAAAAAGACACTACACAGCGTGGCATTTTAGGTGGTGGTAAAGAGTATAAAGGTAAGCCAATTTCACTAAACTTCCAAGATATTCCAGTAAGAACGGTTTTACAGATAATTGCTGACTACAACGGCTTTAACCTAGTCACCACTGATTCTGTAGCTGGAAATATTACATTAAGGTTAGATGGTGTACCTTGGGATCAGGCGCTGGATATTGTGCTGAAAGTTAAAGGCTTAGATAAGCGTATGGATGGTGCGATCTTGATGGTTGCGCCGGCTGAAGAATTAGCTGCTCGAGAGGCGAAAGAATTGGAAGTTCAGAAAAAAGTGGAAGAGTTAGAGCCACTATATTCTGAATTTATTCAAATTAACTACGCCAAAGCGGATGAAATAGCTGGCTTACTTAAGGCTGAAGGGACTTCACTTTTATCTGACCGTGGTAACGTAAGTGTTGATACGCGCACGAATACACTTTTGGTAAAAGATACAGCACGCTCGATTGCCAGTATTCGTACTATGGTGGAAACACTGGATATCCCTGTAAAGCAGGTACTGATCGAGTCTCGTATGGTAACAGTGCGTGATAACGTAGAAGAAGAGCTAGGTATTCGCTGGGGGATCAGTGATCAAGATGGCAGTGATGGCTTTTCAGGTTCACTAGAAGGCGCTGAGTCTATCTCAGGCGGTAATATCCCATCGTTAACAGACCGCTTAAATGTGAATTTAGGCGTAGCGAACCCTGCTGGTAGCATTGGCTTTCATGTAGCGAAACTCGCTGATGGTACATTATTAGATTTAGAATTGTCAGCGCTCGAACGTGAGAACAAAGGTGAAATCATTGCTAGTCCACGTATCACGACTGCAAACCAAAAGTTGGCGCGTATTGAGCAAGGTACTGAAATACCTTATGTACAAGCAGCATCGAGTGGGGCAACGACAGTAACATTTAAGAAAGCGGTACTTAGCTTAGAAGTTACGCCATTAATTACCCCAGACGATAGAGTTGTACTAGACTTAGTGATTACTCAGGATACGCGTGGTGACACAGTACAAACACCGACTGGGCCTGCTGTAGCAATTGATACGCAACAAATAAGAACGCAAGTGTTAGTAGATAATGGTGAAACTATTGTGCTTGGTGGTATCTATCAGCAGCAAATTATCAATGCTGTTAGTAAAGTACCGTTGTTTGGGGATATTCCATACGTAGGTAGACTGTTCCGCACTGATCGTGATTTTAATGAGAAAAAAGAACTACTTATATTTGTAACACCAAAGATTATTTCGGAATCATTCTAG
- a CDS encoding AraC family transcriptional regulator: MNPILIDKKSKQNSAFQQTTLVSWLLLIIRGLEQEQVDVSSLLAEIDLDYDQLINTATDRIGVVKLQSLCCRAMAVAKDDQFIFNMVKLFKPQHIQGLGFALYASHTMADFLSCLVKYHPLMTDSLAVTLQEEQHHCAVCFHPQNAFSQYVPEFDIALIVLHKMISDVSLGEVTPYKIELIRSVPANTQRYARYFNGRIEYGRPVLKYWLCNEALSKPLLFGCSKLAKTNEQVAQQAMEKMYAPNFVNRVLYEFQGFEVACDINQATIAAELCLSERTLRRKLQEQGWTFRGLLDQYKQQKSLEYLKRDNLTLNDIAFRLGFSDQSNFSRAFLRWFSCTPTDYIKRRQHNVHSKNNKNTED; encoded by the coding sequence GTGAATCCAATACTAATTGACAAAAAATCTAAGCAAAACAGTGCGTTTCAACAAACTACACTGGTGAGTTGGCTGTTATTAATTATCCGTGGCTTAGAGCAGGAACAGGTTGATGTTAGCTCGTTATTGGCCGAAATTGACTTAGATTATGATCAGTTAATTAATACAGCAACAGATCGAATTGGTGTAGTGAAGCTGCAATCGTTATGTTGCCGAGCCATGGCGGTAGCAAAAGATGATCAATTTATCTTCAATATGGTGAAACTATTTAAGCCTCAGCATATTCAAGGGCTGGGGTTTGCGCTGTATGCAAGCCACACCATGGCTGACTTTTTATCATGCTTAGTAAAATACCACCCGTTAATGACCGACTCTTTAGCTGTAACACTCCAAGAAGAGCAACATCACTGCGCAGTATGTTTTCATCCGCAAAATGCGTTTAGCCAGTATGTACCCGAGTTTGATATTGCATTAATTGTGCTTCACAAAATGATTAGTGATGTTAGCTTAGGAGAAGTGACGCCTTATAAAATTGAGCTTATTAGAAGTGTGCCGGCTAATACACAGCGGTATGCGAGATATTTTAACGGGCGCATTGAATATGGCAGACCAGTATTGAAATATTGGTTATGCAATGAGGCGTTATCGAAGCCGCTATTGTTTGGTTGTTCTAAACTCGCCAAAACTAACGAGCAAGTTGCCCAACAGGCAATGGAAAAAATGTATGCGCCCAATTTTGTTAATCGGGTGCTGTACGAGTTTCAGGGCTTTGAAGTGGCGTGTGATATTAATCAAGCAACGATTGCCGCAGAATTATGTTTGTCTGAACGTACATTACGTCGAAAGCTGCAAGAGCAGGGTTGGACATTCCGTGGTTTATTAGATCAGTATAAGCAGCAAAAATCGTTAGAATATTTAAAACGCGATAATTTAACGCTCAACGACATTGCATTTCGACTAGGCTTTTCGGACCAAAGTAATTTTAGTCGCGCCTTTTTACGTTGGTTTAGTTGTACACCGACTGATTATATAAAGCGGCGTCAACATAATGTTCACTCAAAAAATAATAAAAATACTGAGGACTAA
- a CDS encoding class II aldolase/adducin family protein, with amino-acid sequence MFDLPKLNTKDVVSEQEWQLRIDLAACYRLVAHFGWDDLIYTHISARLPNTDHYLVNPFGVAFDEVTASNLVKVDLHGNIIDETPFQINPAGFTIHSAIHEVREDAHCVLHLHTNATIAVATQQDGLLPLSQYSMFSLSSLSYHGYEGLAVNDDEKQRLQQDLGNNNHLLLHNHGALTCGPTVGDALMRMYDLQRACEIQLLIQSSGQPTIKVPQQILDGIYQQANVVHSGKTGGQKAWPAMLRKAYKLDPSFAS; translated from the coding sequence ATGTTTGATCTACCTAAACTGAATACTAAAGATGTTGTTTCAGAGCAAGAGTGGCAGCTACGCATCGACTTAGCCGCTTGTTATCGTTTAGTTGCACATTTTGGCTGGGATGACTTAATTTATACGCACATCTCGGCGCGTTTACCGAACACCGATCACTACTTGGTTAATCCTTTTGGCGTTGCCTTTGATGAAGTAACTGCATCAAACCTCGTTAAGGTAGATTTACACGGTAATATTATTGACGAAACACCGTTTCAGATTAATCCAGCGGGTTTTACCATTCACAGTGCTATTCATGAAGTTCGAGAAGATGCTCATTGCGTGTTGCATCTACACACTAATGCCACGATTGCTGTAGCCACGCAACAAGATGGCCTATTGCCTTTATCACAGTATTCTATGTTTTCATTGTCCTCATTAAGTTATCACGGTTATGAGGGACTGGCTGTAAACGATGATGAAAAACAACGCTTGCAACAAGACTTAGGGAATAACAACCATTTGTTATTACATAATCACGGTGCACTTACCTGTGGTCCCACGGTCGGGGATGCCTTGATGCGTATGTATGACCTACAACGCGCCTGTGAAATCCAACTGCTTATTCAGTCATCCGGACAACCTACCATCAAAGTACCACAACAAATTCTTGATGGCATTTATCAGCAGGCAAATGTTGTTCACTCTGGTAAAACGGGTGGACAAAAAGCATGGCCAGCTATGTTACGCAAAGCCTATAAATTAGATCCAAGCTTTGCGAGTTAA
- a CDS encoding pilus assembly protein PilP — protein sequence MMRIAIISLALLLSGCFDDVTDLQKYMNKVKRNTPVGIEPMPEIKKFEHISYNAQVERSPFVAPKPEAVEDKLQQLQNCLAPDPRRRKHPLEKYALDNIQMKGTLGGGNTLWALIEASDGTLHRITNGDYLGLFHGRVKSVSEDKISLVELIPDGAGCWNERNTVVDMIEPEDVSGNE from the coding sequence ATGATGCGTATTGCAATTATTTCTCTTGCTTTGTTGTTATCTGGTTGCTTTGATGATGTAACAGATCTACAAAAGTACATGAACAAAGTGAAAAGGAACACACCGGTTGGGATTGAGCCTATGCCGGAAATCAAAAAATTTGAGCACATTAGTTATAATGCTCAAGTTGAACGCAGTCCGTTTGTTGCGCCAAAGCCTGAAGCGGTTGAGGATAAATTGCAGCAACTGCAAAATTGTTTGGCCCCAGACCCAAGAAGAAGAAAACATCCGTTAGAAAAATATGCATTAGACAACATTCAGATGAAAGGAACGCTTGGTGGTGGCAACACATTGTGGGCGTTAATTGAAGCATCAGATGGGACATTACATAGAATAACGAATGGTGATTACTTGGGGTTATTCCATGGTAGAGTGAAGTCTGTGTCTGAAGATAAAATAAGCTTAGTTGAATTAATTCCAGATGGCGCTGGTTGTTGGAATGAGCGAAACACTGTAGTTGACATGATCGAACCTGAAGATGTCAGTGGAAACGAATAG